One Pseudomonadota bacterium genomic window, CCGGTGCCGTAGAGATCCTGGCCCCACAGCATGAATTCGATGGCGTGGTAGCCGGTCGAGACATTGGCTTCGACGCCGTCAATCTCGTGCAGTTCCTGCAGGAGCGACATATCGATAGTCGAAGCGTCGATTTCGACGCCGCCGATATGCATATGGGCATTGGCGACCACGTTGGCCGTGTAATAGGGGTTCTCGTCGGACTCCTCGCCGTAGCTCACGACCTCGACATAATCGAGCAGGCCCTCATCCAGCGGCCAAGCGTTGACGCGGCCTTCCCAGTCGTCGACCAGCGGGTTACCGAAGCGATAGGCTTCGGACTGCTGATAGGGCACGCGGGCCTGACGCCAGGCCTCACGGGCCTCGGCCAGATGCCGCTCGTCGGGCATGGCAACCAGCGCCTCGACCGCGTCGTGCAGCTGTTCGGCGCGCAGCAGCGAGTCGGCATAGGTCGCCTCGGCGATATCGGCATAAGTCGTCAAAACGGCATTGGCGTCGACGTCGGCCAGGGCAGGTGCCGTCCACAGGCTCGCCGCGGCGGCGAGGGCGGCAATTCTGGTCTTTCGCATGGTTGTCCCCACAGGTGGCTATTGACGAAGAGTTTTAGCCGCAAATGAGAATGATTTGCAATACGAAAAAGAGGCTGGCTGACATGCGCTATGAAGCGTTTCCAGGCGGGAATCGCCGCGCAAGCCGCCGACATCCTGGAGTTGTGGGAACCAGAAGCGGATCGCGATTAGCCTGAGCCGCTTGGCGGCTCTTGCTCATCGCGTGAATCTGCTCTCGATCTATTGGTTGGAGCAGACTCGCGACTCTATCTGGTTCGCATGCGATTCAGACAGAATGCGCTCTGCTCTAGGTGCGGATCTCCGTTACCGCCTGGCGCACGATCGGTTCGGCCTCCGGCCACGACATGCCCGGTGACAGGCGCTGGTCATAGAGCAGGCGGAACAGGATGCGGTCGTGGTCGGTCAGCGCCATGTTGGGGCTGGAATCGTTGAATATCGACGGTTCGACATCGTCGGAGTCGTTGAACAGGCCCATCGCCTGGGTCAGCTCCTCGATGATGCAGGCGCGAACGATGAACCGTCCTTGGTCGGTCGGGATCAGGATGACCGCCGCGACAATCTCGTTGGGCCGGTGGTCGGATGTGACGATGCGGCCATAACACGTCGCCTGACCTTCCATCTCCTTGGTCAGCTTTTCCATCAGCCGCTCGCTGGAGAAGAAGGGGGAATAAACGTCGCGATAGGTCGTCACCGCCTCGTTGAACGGGTCGGGCGAGAAGATGACGACCACATTGGCCTTGTCTTCCGGCCCTACGATATTGATCGGCAGGCCGCTCATCTCTGACATCTCGTCCAGATGGACAAGTGTGTATTCGAGGTAGCGGTCGGTGACATCGCCGACCAACGCGACGTTCAGCGGCTCTTCCCAGCGCGTCAGCCGGCGCGCGCGTTTATCGGGATCGAACTCGCGGTAGAACGCGATCGTCTCGAAGTTGTCGACATAGTCGCTGTCGCTGAGCTCGGCCGATGTCTTGGGCGACTGGCAGGCGCCCAAAAGGACCAGGGCGAGACCGCTTAGAATCGCGAGCGGCGCACATGCCCGCCCGCGCGGCATCAGGTCATTCGTTTTCGCCATGTCGATGTCAGCCGATCAGCCCACTCACAAGTTCCCGTTCAGAAACGTGCTCATACGCTCCCAGGCCTGGTTGGCGCAAGCGGTGTCGTAGACACCTTCCGCCCGCTCGTTGAAGAACGCGTGCTGGGCGTCATACCGGAAGAGTTCGTAGTTGACGCCGCCTGCTTTCATCGAGCCTTCCAGTTCGTCGACCGCGGCCGGCGTGCACCAGTCGTCGATATTGGCGAAGTGGCCCTGGAACGGCACCTTGATCGTCGCGGGGTCGGCAAAGGAGGCGGGCGGGATGCCATAAAAGCAGACGGCCGCATCGGTCTCTGGCACGTGGGCCGCGGCGGCGATGGTGAGCGCGCCGCCCATGCAAAAGCCCATGACGGCGACCTTGCCGCTTGATTGTTTCAGATGCTGAACCGCGCCGCGCAGGTCTTCGTTGGTCGCGCCGGGAAAGTCGAGGCCGTCCATCATGTGGTTGGCTTCGTCCGGTTCCGTGGTGACCCGGCCTTTATAAAGGTCCGGTGCGATGGCGTTGTAGCCGGCGCGGGCAAAGCGGTCGGCGACGCCGCAGATCTGGTCATTCAGACCCCACCATTCCTGAATCACGACGACACCCGGCCGGCCGTCGCCGGCGACCGCCTGATAACCCTTGGTGCTGCCGCCGTCGGGACGCGCAAACTCAATCAAGCTGCCCATGCTCTCCCTTTCCAATCCAGTCAACCACTTGCTGCGACTGGAAAAATAGTCGCACGGCCGGACGAATCCGACAAGCGCTCAGCGCTCACGTTCAGGCGATTGGGGATTTTCGTCGGCACCCACGGCGGCATCGCGGCCGCGCCCGTCACGCATCTGTTGACCGGACAGGGGGAAGCCACTATGTCAGATGTTCCACGCCCGATGGCGCGTTAGCGTCCCCATCGTCTAGTGGCCTAGGACATCGGCCTCTCACGCCGAAAACGGGGGTTCGAGTCCCCCTGGGGACGCCACCTTCATCTTCCTTACATGACCCGACACTTATGGCCCGACACGCGCCTTGCTTCGGCGCGCCGTTCGTTCGACGTCGTGTCGACCGGCTAGGCAGTCGCCGTGGCACGACGCCGTTGCGTCAACATGTCATCGCAGCTTGGTCTGACGCACCAAGCAAGACCACACCAGATCGATAGACCGTCGAAGATCTGCAACATCAACGCGACGAAAATCGCAGTGTTTGTCGAACGTTTGCGTTCTTTACACAAAGTGTTAATAATATTCGGTCAATAATCCTGAGTCAGTTATTTATCGAAAGAGTTATATGCCAAAGATTCGTCCCAATAACTCTTTCGATTCAAGGTCTGCTTCTTCGGTTACTTCCGATCGAAGAGTCGCGCGACGCCAAGCCTTGCCAACGACTGTGCACGGCGCAAAGCAACCTCAGGTTACAGAGAGCAACGTCAACTTCAATCGTGGCATGGCTCTGCAGAAGGCCGGACGGCATCGCGACGCCGCCGATCTGTTCCGGCAAATCCTCAAAAAGGACAAAAAACACGCCAAGGCGTGGACCCAATTGGGTATCGCGGCCTTTGCCGTCGACGACCTGAAGACAGCGCAACGCCACCTCAAGACGGCCATCAAAATCGACGGGACCGATCCGCTGCCGTTCTACAATCTCGGCGTGATCGATCAGCGCTTGGGCGACATGGCGGCGGCGCGACGGCATCTGAACCGCGCGATCAGCCTGAAACCTGACTTCGCCGAGGCCTATTACAGCCTATCCTTGGCGGGCAGGTTCAAGGCGGGCGACGGGACGGTCGACAGGGTCGAGGCGCTCTGCAAGACATCGAACCTCTCGGCCTCCGATCTCTGTTCCCTGCACTTTGCCGCCGGCAAGATGCGCGATGACATGGGCGAGCCATCGTCTGCCTTTGCGCACTACCGAACAGCCAATCGTTTGATGACGGCGACCTATGACAGGGCGTGGGCGGAGAGCTTTGCCGCCCGACAGAAGACCGTCTTCGACCAGTCGCTGTTCGATCGTTATGCCGGACATGGCGTTGCGGATGGCGCGCCGATCTTCGTCGTCGGCATGGCGCGGTCGGGGACGACCTTGGTGGAGCAGATTCTCTCCAGCCATCCCAAGGTTGCCGGTCTGGGCGAACTGGGCGATCTCACCGACATCGCTAACGCCCTTGCGGACCAGTCCACGACCGGCGCGGTCTACCCCAATTGCTTGCGCGACATGGACGTTGCCGCGCAGCGGCTGTTGGCCGACGGGTATCTGCGCCGCACCGCGTCGTTGGCGCCGGCCGCCCAGCGTTTCGTCGACAAGAACCCGGCGAACTTCCGGCATCTCGGCCTGATCGCCATCATGTTTCCGAACGCGCGGATCATCCATTGCACGCGCTCGCCGCTCGACGTTTGCCTGTCGTGCTACTTCAAGAAGTTTCCGCTGGGCATGGACCACACGTTCGACCTTGACGATCTCGCGCACTATTACCGTCTCTACCATGACCTCATGGCCCATTGGCGAAAGGTCCTGCCTATACCGATCTACGATCTCTGCTACGAGGGCTTGGTCGAAAACCGCCAGGCGGTGTCGCGCGATCTCCTCAATTTCTGCGGTCTGGACTGGCATCCGCGATGCGAGAGATTCTTCGAGAACAAGCGCGCCGTCGCCACGGCAAGCTCCTGGCAGGTCCGCCAACCGCTCTATAATTCCTCGGTCGCCCGTTGGAAGAAGTATGAGGCGGAGTTGCAGCCGCTCATCGAGGCGCTTGGACCGCTCGCCGACGCCTAGTCGCTCAAGCGCCTTATCCCTTGCACCGCGCCGGCGTGTCGTTGCCGGAGACGATGAAGTCCTGACAGGTCAGGAAGTCCTCGTTGTAGTAACCGACGGCATAGCCAACCAGGGCGATGAACGCGACGATGGCGAACATGACGACAAAGAAGAGCGGCTGCTTCAGGTTGATCAGGTCGGGCGTCACCATGATGACGAGCACGTAGAGTGTGTAGGGCAGGGTGACCACGGCGACGATCAGCGACAGCCACGAAAGCTGGGCGTCGATCTCGGTGCCCGTCAGGCTGACGCCGGACTCAAGATCGACCAGCATCCAAAGCGTCGGGATCAGCAGCACGAAGCGGCCGCGCCAACTGACCAGCCGTTTGCGGTCGGCGGGCGGCGGCACGAAGAAGCTGGCGAAGAGTGCCGCGGTCGATGCCGCCCACACGGTGAACACCTTGTCGAAGAAGATTGTGTTGAAGACGCCCAGGTTGAACGCGATGTCCCATGCCGCGACCGACAGTGAAATCGTCGACAGCATGAAGATCTTGATATCGGCCTGCGACGGCGCCCGGCCCGCTTTCGATGCCATTCCCTGGGTCCCCCTTGGACGTCAAAGCGAAGGACCCATTATCGGCCTTTTCGACTAGCTGGAGAACAGGTCGACCGTGCCGTCGGGGATCTGCGGCCAGCC contains:
- a CDS encoding DUF2927 domain-containing protein is translated as MAKTNDLMPRGRACAPLAILSGLALVLLGACQSPKTSAELSDSDYVDNFETIAFYREFDPDKRARRLTRWEEPLNVALVGDVTDRYLEYTLVHLDEMSEMSGLPINIVGPEDKANVVVIFSPDPFNEAVTTYRDVYSPFFSSERLMEKLTKEMEGQATCYGRIVTSDHRPNEIVAAVILIPTDQGRFIVRACIIEELTQAMGLFNDSDDVEPSIFNDSSPNMALTDHDRILFRLLYDQRLSPGMSWPEAEPIVRQAVTEIRT
- a CDS encoding sulfotransferase, whose translation is MALQKAGRHRDAADLFRQILKKDKKHAKAWTQLGIAAFAVDDLKTAQRHLKTAIKIDGTDPLPFYNLGVIDQRLGDMAAARRHLNRAISLKPDFAEAYYSLSLAGRFKAGDGTVDRVEALCKTSNLSASDLCSLHFAAGKMRDDMGEPSSAFAHYRTANRLMTATYDRAWAESFAARQKTVFDQSLFDRYAGHGVADGAPIFVVGMARSGTTLVEQILSSHPKVAGLGELGDLTDIANALADQSTTGAVYPNCLRDMDVAAQRLLADGYLRRTASLAPAAQRFVDKNPANFRHLGLIAIMFPNARIIHCTRSPLDVCLSCYFKKFPLGMDHTFDLDDLAHYYRLYHDLMAHWRKVLPIPIYDLCYEGLVENRQAVSRDLLNFCGLDWHPRCERFFENKRAVATASSWQVRQPLYNSSVARWKKYEAELQPLIEALGPLADA
- a CDS encoding dienelactone hydrolase family protein: MGSLIEFARPDGGSTKGYQAVAGDGRPGVVVIQEWWGLNDQICGVADRFARAGYNAIAPDLYKGRVTTEPDEANHMMDGLDFPGATNEDLRGAVQHLKQSSGKVAVMGFCMGGALTIAAAAHVPETDAAVCFYGIPPASFADPATIKVPFQGHFANIDDWCTPAAVDELEGSMKAGGVNYELFRYDAQHAFFNERAEGVYDTACANQAWERMSTFLNGNL